In the Helicoverpa armigera isolate CAAS_96S chromosome 15, ASM3070526v1, whole genome shotgun sequence genome, one interval contains:
- the LOC135117832 gene encoding uncharacterized protein LOC135117832 yields MDPEWQPPVKEINGVNLANYIPHQRSHNSIVFIHKRYFDDNKHNEAKKEKNKPKKDLKQVKYDKSQQFNSDKNTEVSNNNRTYKISNTNDSVLDHTIKFAKTLVPLVIPPSEDNLPVFYTIKSTKKHRKKEKKPQETSFEHPAPTYDRTEPKKVIETYRKVRKDFSVKETASHCSTNTLDDLNINQSLCCTFSEVSEKKYHKKEKCHTKKHHDKQKFIVSESFEALATETPGDSKIKIHLMNEKDKNYLSDSIKTPILTAIRECISELSNCNSDSGLTTVQKILKCNTSKLDTILERITCIEKRLDIRDNEKKTDLQAIEKKLLPRIQMSRSKTSALEELEEDMTETKEDYSSEEELHQEMLDRRSKSAVIELVSEDRSEKKASSLGGGEVGGMKESTIGIKPDRPNRIPTRFCWTDAARK; encoded by the exons atGGATCCAG AATGGCAACCCCCCGTCAAAGAAATCAACGGCGTGAATCTAGCTAATTACATTCCTCATCAACGTTCACACAATTCCATCGTATTTATACACAAGAGATACTTCGACGATAACAAACATAACGAagccaaaaaagaaaaaaataaaccaaaaaaagatttaaaacaaGTCAAGTATGACAAAAGTCAACAGTTCAACAGTGACAAGAATACTGAAGTCTCAAACAATAATAGAACATATAAGATTAGTAATACTAATGATTCCGTACTTGATCATACTATTAAGTTTGCTAAAACTTTGGTACCGTTAGTTATACCGCCCAGTGAAGATAATCTGCCAGTATTCTATACAATAAAGTCAACAAAAAAGCacaggaaaaaagaaaagaaacctCAAGAAACAAGTTTTGAACATCCAGCTCCGACCTATGACCGAACAGAACCTAAAAAGGTTATAGAAACTTATAGAAAGGTACGAAAAGATTTTAGTGTCAAGGAGACCGCTAGTCATTGCTCGACCAACACTTTAGATGATTTAAACATAAACCAATCATTGTGTTGCACATTTTCTGAAGTATCAGAAAAGAAATATcataagaaagaaaaatgtcATACTAAGAAACATCATgataaacaaaagtttattgTTTCTGAATCATTCGAGGCTTTGGCTACCGAGACTCCAGGAGACTCTAAGATCAAAATACATCTTATGAACGAAAAAGATAAGAATTATCTTAGCGATAGTATTAAAACGCCTATTCTGACCGCTATCAGAGAATGTATATCGGAATTGAGCAACTGCAACTCCGACTCAGGTCTGACTACAGTGCAAAAGATTCTAAAGTGCAACACAAGCAAACTAGATACGATTCTAGAAAGAATTACATGCATTGAAAAGAGATTGGATATACGTGACAATGAGAAGAAAACTGATTTACAGGCGATAGAAAAGAAACTGTTGCCTCGAATTCAGATGTCTAGAAGTAAAACATCTGCGTTGGAGGAGTTGGAGGAAGATATGACTGAAACGAAAGAAGATTATAGTTCTGAAGAAGAACTTCATCAGGAGATGTTGGATAGGAGAAGTAAGAGTGCAGTTATAGAGTTAGTGTCAGAAGATAGGTCGGAGAAAAAAGCTTCAAGCTTGGGAGGTGGTGAAGTGGGTGGCATGAAGGAGTCTACAATAGGCATCAAACCTGATCGTCCAAATAGGATCCCAACTAGATTTTGTTGGACCGACGCCGCGAGGAAGTAA